From Enterococcus wangshanyuanii, the proteins below share one genomic window:
- a CDS encoding acetyl-CoA carboxylase carboxyl transferase subunit alpha: protein MEKTANDIVTLARAQDRFTSLEYIDAIFDDFMEFHGDRYFGDDLAVVGGIATLDEKPITVVGIQKGRNLPENIDRNFGAPHPEGYRKALRLMKQAEKFCRPVITFINTAGAYCGIEAEERGEGEAIARNLLEMSDLKVPIIAIIIGEGGSGGALALAVGDEVWMLEHTIYAVLSPEGFASILWKDGSRAKEAAELMKITANELKELTIIDRVIPEEMNGEALEQPQINRMIQKALIGKLNELSQLDTETLLEKRYERFRKY, encoded by the coding sequence ATGGAAAAAACAGCCAATGATATTGTCACCCTAGCCAGAGCACAAGATCGGTTTACCTCTTTAGAATATATCGATGCGATTTTTGATGATTTTATGGAGTTTCATGGTGATCGTTATTTTGGTGACGATTTAGCAGTTGTCGGTGGTATTGCGACTTTAGATGAAAAACCGATCACAGTAGTCGGCATCCAAAAAGGGCGTAACTTACCAGAAAATATCGATCGTAATTTTGGTGCGCCGCATCCAGAAGGTTATCGAAAAGCATTACGCTTGATGAAACAGGCTGAAAAATTTTGTCGACCAGTGATTACTTTTATTAATACGGCTGGTGCTTATTGTGGGATCGAAGCAGAAGAACGTGGTGAAGGTGAAGCAATTGCCAGAAACTTATTGGAAATGTCCGATCTAAAGGTTCCAATTATTGCCATTATTATCGGCGAAGGGGGTAGCGGCGGAGCTTTAGCACTTGCTGTAGGTGATGAAGTTTGGATGCTGGAGCATACGATTTATGCGGTATTATCACCGGAAGGGTTTGCTTCCATTTTATGGAAAGATGGTAGTCGTGCAAAAGAGGCGGCTGAATTAATGAAAATCACAGCGAATGAGTTAAAGGAATTGACGATCATCGATCGAGTGATACCAGAAGAAATGAACGGTGAGGCTCTAGAACAGCCTCAAATCAATCGAATGATTCAAAAAGCACTTATTGGTAAATTAAACGAATTATCCCAACTTGATACTGAGACGTTATTAGAAAAACGTTACGAACGTTTCCGTAAATATTAA
- a CDS encoding acetyl-CoA carboxylase biotin carboxylase subunit, which yields MFSKVLIANRGEIAVRIIRACRELGIQTVAVYSEADREALHTQLADEAICIGPAKAADSYLNVQHVLSAAIVTNAEAIHPGFGFLSENSQFAAMCEECNITFIGPKAETIDAMGNKINARTLMQKANVPVIPGSTGVINSVEEALEIADTIGYPVMLKAAAGGGGKGIRKVLTKEELPQHFTSAQQEAKAAFGNDDMYLEKIIYPARHIEVQILGDHYGHVIHLGERDCSLQRNNQKVLEESPSIAITPEKRQLLGETAVRAAKAVHYENAGTIEFLMDTDGEFYFMEMNTRIQVEHPVTEMVTGIDLVKAQLKIASGEELPYTQEDVIMTGHAIECRINAENPAFNFAPSPGKINNLLLPSGGMGLRVDSAMYSGYSIPPYYDSMIAKVIVHGSDRMDALMKMQRALNEIVTEGIITNAEFQLDLITHDNVLAGEYDTSFLQETFLPNWKPESDN from the coding sequence ATGTTTTCAAAAGTTTTAATCGCAAATCGAGGAGAAATAGCAGTTCGGATCATTCGAGCATGCCGTGAGTTAGGTATTCAGACTGTTGCAGTATACTCTGAAGCAGATAGAGAAGCATTGCATACACAGCTTGCAGATGAAGCGATTTGTATTGGTCCAGCCAAAGCTGCGGATTCTTATTTAAATGTTCAGCATGTATTGAGTGCGGCAATTGTCACGAATGCAGAAGCGATTCACCCGGGGTTTGGCTTTTTATCAGAAAATAGTCAGTTTGCTGCGATGTGTGAAGAATGCAATATTACTTTTATAGGACCAAAAGCAGAAACCATCGATGCCATGGGAAATAAAATCAATGCGAGAACGTTGATGCAAAAGGCGAATGTTCCAGTGATACCTGGTAGTACAGGGGTGATCAACTCTGTAGAAGAAGCACTGGAAATCGCAGATACGATCGGTTATCCTGTGATGCTGAAAGCTGCAGCAGGCGGTGGCGGTAAAGGAATTCGTAAAGTTTTAACCAAAGAGGAATTACCGCAGCATTTCACATCGGCTCAACAAGAAGCGAAGGCTGCTTTCGGCAATGACGATATGTATTTGGAAAAAATTATTTATCCTGCACGACACATTGAAGTTCAGATTTTGGGTGACCATTATGGGCACGTGATTCATTTGGGTGAACGTGATTGTTCCTTGCAAAGAAATAATCAAAAAGTTCTTGAAGAATCTCCATCTATTGCTATTACACCTGAAAAGCGTCAGTTATTAGGTGAAACAGCGGTACGAGCTGCAAAAGCTGTTCATTATGAAAATGCTGGAACGATTGAATTTTTGATGGATACAGATGGAGAGTTTTATTTCATGGAAATGAATACACGTATTCAGGTAGAACATCCTGTTACAGAAATGGTTACAGGCATCGACCTTGTAAAAGCACAGTTAAAAATTGCTTCCGGAGAAGAACTACCTTATACGCAGGAAGATGTGATAATGACTGGTCATGCCATCGAGTGCCGGATCAATGCAGAAAATCCAGCATTTAATTTTGCGCCTTCACCTGGGAAGATCAATAATTTATTATTGCCAAGCGGAGGCATGGGTTTAAGAGTAGATAGTGCAATGTATTCAGGCTATTCAATTCCGCCATATTATGATTCGATGATCGCCAAAGTTATTGTTCATGGTTCTGATCGGATGGATGCATTGATGAAAATGCAGCGTGCTTTAAATGAGATCGTAACAGAAGGCATTATCACAAATGCTGAATTTCAGCTGGATTTGATTACTCACGACAATGTATTGGCTGGAGAATACGATACTAGCTTTTTACAAGAAACTTTTTTACCAAATTGGAAACCAGAAAGCGATAACTAA
- the yqeH gene encoding ribosome biogenesis GTPase YqeH encodes MSEIEAIHCIGCGAVIQTELPDELGYTPKAALEKGMETGEVYCQRCFRLRHYNDIQDVHLTDDDFLRLLNELGREDALIVNVIDIFDFNGSVIPGLHRFIGDNPVLMVGNKVDILPKSLKKPKMIQWMRERAHEEGLRPVDVLLTSAKKPQEMENLLETIEKHREGRDVYVVGVTNVGKSTLINQIIKQTAGVKDVITTSQFPGTTLDKIEIPLDDGHFLIDTPGIIHRHQMAHYLGKKDLKLIAPQKEIKPKVYQLNPEQTLFLGGLARFDFVQGERSSFIAYVSNDLSIHRTKLAKATEFYEKHVGGLLQPPRPNEVADFPELIRFEFSIKEKTDIVFAGLGWITVTQPCVVAGWAPKGVDVLRRKALI; translated from the coding sequence ATGAGTGAAATTGAAGCAATTCACTGTATTGGCTGTGGCGCAGTCATTCAGACAGAGCTCCCTGATGAATTAGGGTATACGCCAAAAGCGGCGTTAGAAAAAGGAATGGAAACTGGCGAAGTTTATTGTCAACGTTGTTTTCGCTTGAGACATTATAATGACATTCAAGATGTTCATTTGACTGACGATGACTTTTTACGTTTACTGAATGAGTTGGGGCGTGAAGATGCTTTGATCGTGAATGTCATTGATATTTTTGACTTTAACGGATCAGTGATTCCGGGACTGCATCGTTTTATTGGTGATAATCCAGTATTGATGGTCGGGAATAAAGTGGATATTTTACCGAAGTCATTAAAGAAACCCAAAATGATCCAGTGGATGAGAGAACGAGCGCATGAAGAAGGGTTACGTCCAGTTGATGTATTATTGACAAGTGCGAAGAAGCCACAGGAAATGGAAAACTTACTTGAAACGATCGAAAAACATCGTGAAGGTAGAGATGTTTATGTAGTGGGGGTAACCAATGTTGGGAAATCAACGCTGATCAATCAAATCATCAAACAAACAGCGGGTGTGAAAGATGTAATCACGACATCACAATTTCCGGGAACGACGCTGGATAAAATCGAGATTCCTTTAGACGATGGTCACTTCTTGATCGATACGCCGGGAATCATCCATCGTCATCAAATGGCGCATTATCTAGGTAAAAAAGATTTAAAATTGATTGCTCCGCAAAAGGAAATCAAACCAAAAGTTTATCAATTGAATCCAGAACAGACCCTATTCTTGGGTGGATTAGCTCGTTTTGATTTTGTTCAGGGGGAACGTAGTTCATTTATCGCCTATGTTTCTAATGATCTGTCTATCCACAGAACGAAGTTAGCAAAAGCAACAGAATTTTACGAAAAACATGTTGGCGGATTGTTACAACCGCCGCGCCCGAATGAAGTGGCAGACTTTCCAGAGTTGATTCGCTTTGAATTTTCGATCAAAGAAAAAACAGATATCGTCTTTGCTGGACTAGGATGGATCACGGTGACACAACCTTGTGTAGTTGCAGGCTGGGCTCCTAAAGGCGTCGATGTTTTAAGAAGAAAAGCGTTGATATAA
- a CDS encoding VOC family protein encodes MTVIIKKASINLFVPNTEKAMNFYENLFDAKRIELTISEKDSSGRFNIGESMFALADEQPESEAKSPLTLKGTPFCIQLICDNVDELVEKSLNAGCTLEMPVMIIPDKFKVANVKDPFGFVWSISEVYGD; translated from the coding sequence ATGACTGTAATCATCAAAAAAGCATCCATCAATCTATTTGTCCCAAACACCGAGAAAGCGATGAATTTCTATGAAAATTTATTTGATGCAAAAAGAATCGAACTGACTATTTCTGAAAAAGATAGTTCTGGACGCTTTAACATCGGTGAAAGCATGTTCGCACTGGCTGATGAGCAACCTGAATCTGAAGCAAAGTCACCTTTAACATTAAAGGGTACACCATTTTGTATCCAGCTCATCTGTGATAATGTTGACGAACTGGTAGAAAAAAGTCTTAATGCTGGTTGTACTTTAGAAATGCCGGTCATGATCATCCCTGATAAATTTAAAGTAGCAAATGTTAAAGACCCATTTGGTTTTGTTTGGTCGATTTCAGAAGTCTACGGTGATTGA
- the accD gene encoding acetyl-CoA carboxylase, carboxyltransferase subunit beta produces MALFKKKNYIRINPNRAGDQSSVKKPAVPDNMWAKCPCCKRTLYTKDMGAEKVCPYCGYSFRIGAWERLALTIDEKSFEEWDTEITTKDPLNFPDYLDKITKMQEKTELHEAVLTGKARIDEQEIAIGVMDANFIMGSMGTVVGEKITRLFERATEQQLPVIIFTASGGARMQEGIFSLMQMAKISAALKRHSKAGLLYITVLTDPTTGGVTASFAMDGDIILAEPQSLIGFAGRRVIEQTIRQKLPDDFQKAEFLLDHGFVDQIVARNQLREVLSKLIKIHTMKGWK; encoded by the coding sequence ATGGCTTTATTTAAAAAGAAAAACTACATTAGAATCAATCCGAATCGCGCGGGGGACCAATCTTCTGTAAAAAAACCAGCCGTTCCTGATAATATGTGGGCCAAGTGTCCGTGTTGTAAACGAACACTGTATACAAAAGATATGGGGGCAGAGAAAGTCTGCCCTTATTGTGGTTATAGTTTTAGGATCGGTGCTTGGGAACGCCTTGCGTTGACGATTGATGAGAAGAGCTTTGAAGAATGGGATACAGAAATTACAACCAAAGACCCGCTGAATTTTCCTGATTATCTAGATAAAATCACTAAAATGCAGGAAAAAACGGAGCTTCATGAAGCTGTTTTGACTGGTAAAGCCCGTATAGATGAACAAGAAATTGCGATCGGTGTGATGGATGCTAATTTTATTATGGGAAGTATGGGAACAGTTGTCGGTGAAAAAATCACTCGCTTGTTTGAACGAGCGACAGAGCAGCAATTGCCTGTGATCATCTTTACAGCTTCTGGTGGCGCAAGGATGCAGGAAGGAATTTTTTCTCTGATGCAGATGGCAAAAATTTCAGCTGCCCTTAAGCGTCATAGTAAGGCTGGGTTGCTTTATATAACTGTTCTGACTGATCCAACAACTGGAGGCGTTACTGCTAGTTTCGCAATGGATGGCGATATTATTTTAGCTGAGCCGCAAAGTTTGATCGGCTTTGCAGGACGCCGCGTGATCGAACAAACCATTCGACAAAAATTGCCGGATGATTTCCAAAAGGCAGAATTTTTACTGGATCACGGCTTTGTCGATCAAATCGTTGCCAGGAATCAATTACGAGAAGTACTTAGTAAACTGATAAAGATCCATACGATGAAAGGGTGGAAATAA
- a CDS encoding YebC/PmpR family DNA-binding transcriptional regulator has product MGRKWANIKEKKAAKDANNSRVYAKFGIEIYVAAKSGDPDPQANQKLRFVIERAKTYNVPKHIIDRAIEKAKGSGDEQYSELRYEGFGPNGSMVIVDALTNNVNRTASDVRAAFGKNGGNMGVSGAVAYMFDHTGVIGFAGDDADDILEYLMEKEIDVRDVTEEDGQIIVYTEPEDFHTVQEALKEKGIEEFSVSELEMIAQNDVELSGEDLEKFEKMIDVLEDLDDVQKVYHNVDLDD; this is encoded by the coding sequence ATGGGTCGTAAGTGGGCAAATATTAAAGAGAAAAAAGCTGCCAAAGACGCGAATAACAGCCGAGTTTATGCAAAATTCGGAATTGAGATTTACGTAGCAGCGAAATCGGGTGATCCTGACCCTCAAGCAAACCAAAAATTGCGGTTTGTTATCGAGCGCGCAAAAACATATAATGTACCAAAACATATTATTGACCGAGCAATCGAAAAAGCAAAAGGTTCAGGCGATGAACAGTATTCTGAATTACGTTATGAAGGATTTGGGCCAAATGGATCAATGGTGATCGTCGATGCCTTAACAAATAATGTAAATCGTACGGCATCTGACGTACGTGCAGCTTTTGGTAAAAATGGCGGAAATATGGGTGTCAGCGGCGCTGTTGCTTATATGTTCGATCACACAGGTGTGATCGGTTTTGCTGGTGATGATGCAGATGATATTCTTGAATATTTAATGGAAAAAGAAATCGATGTTCGTGATGTGACAGAAGAAGACGGTCAAATCATTGTATATACTGAACCAGAAGATTTCCACACTGTGCAGGAAGCATTGAAGGAAAAAGGAATTGAAGAATTTTCAGTATCTGAACTAGAAATGATTGCACAAAATGATGTAGAATTATCTGGAGAAGATTTAGAAAAATTTGAAAAAATGATCGATGTTTTGGAAGACTTAGATGATGTTCAAAAAGTGTACCATAATGTTGATTTAGACGATTAA
- the yqeK gene encoding bis(5'-nucleosyl)-tetraphosphatase (symmetrical) YqeK, giving the protein MKFSGAYTSLKREELMQKVQMHMSERRFLHVLGVEETAVALAAKYGVSEEKASIAALTHDYAKERPDEEFELIIQRDGYDPELLAYGNAIWHGLVGASMVERELGIEDEEILQAIRLHTTGAAEMSLLDKIIYVADYIEPGRDFPGVKEARELALLDLDEAVAYETKHTLMHLIEKEQKIYPKTIETYNYWVSKKRGKDHR; this is encoded by the coding sequence ATGAAATTTAGCGGGGCTTATACATCCTTAAAACGAGAAGAATTAATGCAAAAAGTTCAAATGCATATGAGTGAGCGTCGTTTTTTACATGTCTTAGGCGTAGAAGAGACTGCTGTTGCTTTAGCGGCTAAATACGGTGTTTCCGAAGAAAAAGCCAGTATCGCTGCTTTGACCCATGATTATGCAAAAGAACGTCCGGATGAAGAATTTGAACTGATCATTCAACGAGACGGATACGACCCTGAGCTTTTAGCCTATGGCAATGCAATTTGGCATGGCTTGGTCGGTGCTAGTATGGTAGAAAGAGAGCTTGGTATAGAGGATGAAGAAATTCTTCAAGCGATTCGTCTGCATACGACAGGTGCTGCTGAAATGAGTTTGCTGGATAAGATCATTTATGTTGCTGATTATATTGAACCAGGTCGAGATTTTCCTGGCGTGAAAGAAGCAAGAGAGTTAGCTCTACTTGATTTGGATGAAGCTGTTGCTTATGAAACCAAACATACACTGATGCATTTAATTGAAAAAGAACAAAAAATTTACCCCAAAACAATTGAAACATACAATTATTGGGTAAGTAAGAAAAGAGGAAAAGATCATAGATAG
- a CDS encoding class I SAM-dependent DNA methyltransferase: MAYETFAFVYDEVMDDSLYDEWLAFSKRHLPEDKKDVLEMACGTGALAVNFAKAGFSVTALDLSEEMLMMASKRAGEEDVHIQFVQGNMMDLSEMGQYQAITCFSDSLCYMKNRQEVQQVFDDTYQALEEEGVFIFDVHSVHQVDHVFPEYSYHYQTEEFAFLWDSYSGEKEHSIEHFLTFFVKEHEDDEVFTRQDELHKERTYSMDNYLMMLESAGFVNVEVYADFTDEAPTEESKRWFFVCQK, from the coding sequence ATGGCCTATGAAACATTTGCTTTTGTATACGATGAGGTAATGGACGACAGTCTTTATGACGAATGGCTGGCTTTTTCAAAGCGTCATTTACCAGAAGATAAAAAGGATGTCTTAGAAATGGCTTGTGGTACAGGAGCATTGGCTGTAAATTTTGCAAAGGCTGGTTTCTCAGTAACGGCATTGGATTTATCTGAAGAGATGCTGATGATGGCAAGCAAAAGAGCCGGAGAAGAAGATGTTCATATTCAGTTTGTCCAAGGAAATATGATGGACCTATCTGAAATGGGCCAATATCAGGCGATCACTTGTTTTTCTGATTCTCTATGCTATATGAAAAATCGTCAGGAAGTCCAGCAAGTCTTCGATGATACTTATCAAGCATTGGAAGAAGAGGGTGTCTTTATTTTTGATGTCCATTCTGTTCATCAAGTAGATCATGTGTTTCCGGAGTATAGCTATCATTATCAAACGGAAGAATTTGCTTTTTTGTGGGATAGTTATTCTGGGGAAAAAGAACACAGTATTGAGCACTTTCTGACTTTTTTTGTGAAAGAGCATGAAGATGATGAAGTGTTTACTCGTCAGGATGAACTCCATAAAGAACGTACGTACTCAATGGATAATTACTTGATGATGCTTGAAAGTGCAGGATTTGTGAACGTTGAAGTTTATGCTGATTTCACAGATGAAGCACCGACAGAAGAAAGTAAGCGCTGGTTTTTTGTCTGCCAAAAATAA
- the fabZ gene encoding 3-hydroxyacyl-ACP dehydratase FabZ: protein MNIQEIKEIIPHRYPFLLLDTVEEIVIGEKVIAKKNVTINEPFFQGHFPGEPVMPGVLILEALAQAGAVALLSMPDFKGKTAYFGGIDKAKFRQKVVPGDTLMLEVEILKVKSIAGIGKGTATVNGKKVAEAELTFMIG from the coding sequence ATGAATATTCAGGAAATCAAAGAAATCATCCCCCATCGTTATCCGTTTTTATTGTTAGATACAGTTGAGGAAATCGTTATCGGTGAAAAGGTGATCGCTAAAAAAAATGTGACGATCAATGAGCCATTTTTCCAGGGCCATTTCCCAGGTGAACCAGTTATGCCAGGGGTTTTGATACTGGAAGCCTTGGCACAAGCAGGTGCGGTAGCCTTATTATCCATGCCTGATTTCAAAGGGAAAACTGCATATTTCGGCGGTATTGATAAAGCAAAATTTAGACAAAAGGTTGTTCCTGGCGATACATTGATGTTAGAAGTAGAAATTTTGAAAGTAAAATCGATTGCCGGGATCGGCAAAGGAACTGCGACTGTGAATGGTAAAAAAGTAGCAGAAGCAGAATTGACCTTTATGATTGGATAG
- a CDS encoding nicotinate-nucleotide adenylyltransferase, with protein MGTSTNAALKAQVIVEEAELFQKRKQVGILGGNFNPVHIAHLVMADQVQQQLGLDKVYLMPSYLPPHVDEKKTIDSEHRLNMLELAIADNSNLAIEPIELFRKGKSYTYDTMKALTQNNPDTDYYFIIGGDMVEYLPKWHKIDELLTLTNFVGIRRPNYGTITPYPIIWVDVPQMDISSTLIREKIKNGCSTRYLLPDSVIHYIEEKGLYVDEI; from the coding sequence ATGGGGACAAGTACGAATGCTGCATTGAAAGCACAAGTGATTGTTGAAGAAGCTGAATTATTTCAAAAACGAAAGCAAGTAGGAATATTAGGCGGTAATTTTAATCCAGTTCATATAGCCCATTTAGTGATGGCAGATCAAGTACAACAACAGCTTGGTTTGGATAAAGTTTATTTGATGCCAAGCTATTTGCCGCCACATGTGGATGAAAAAAAGACGATCGACAGTGAGCATCGCTTAAATATGCTGGAGCTAGCGATTGCTGACAACAGCAATTTAGCAATTGAGCCAATTGAGTTATTTCGTAAAGGCAAAAGTTATACATATGATACGATGAAGGCCTTGACCCAAAACAATCCCGATACAGATTATTATTTCATCATTGGCGGAGACATGGTAGAATATTTACCAAAGTGGCATAAAATCGATGAGTTGCTGACGCTGACTAATTTTGTAGGGATTCGGCGCCCAAACTATGGTACGATCACACCCTACCCGATCATTTGGGTCGATGTACCACAAATGGATATTAGTTCGACCTTGATTCGTGAAAAAATCAAAAATGGTTGTTCGACTCGTTACTTACTGCCTGATAGTGTGATACACTATATAGAAGAAAAGGGGCTGTATGTCGATGAAATTTAG
- a CDS encoding nucleotidyltransferase, translated as MKSCGIIVEYNPFHNGHQYHAKMARELSQADVVIAVMSGNFLQRGEPAIIDKWTRTKEALSHGVDLVIELPFAYAVQSADYFARGGIKLLQALECDSLCFGTDDRSEMDYQKFGEFVKNHQAEIDQQYQTIKNNGMSYPQQMTEVFRNIYPENGLNFSTPNHILGLSYAKENAHYDKPMVLYPLKREQAGYHDLKIHSQFASATAIRQAVFANELLGIRQVLPEQVSKDLEQASIVSWHDYWPLLKYKLISSSIEELQEIYQMKEGIEYRLKEAAKDTDSFSEFIEKAKTKRYTWTRLQRLATYILINANQQEIEASWHHSHLHVLGFTERGQQYLKEKKKAVSLPLITKVSKNLNDRLSVDIRSDQIYRLGKTTILEQNFGRSPIRLP; from the coding sequence ATGAAAAGCTGTGGTATTATCGTTGAATACAATCCTTTTCATAATGGTCATCAGTACCATGCAAAAATGGCTCGGGAACTAAGTCAAGCGGATGTAGTGATCGCTGTCATGAGTGGAAATTTTTTGCAGAGAGGTGAGCCTGCAATCATCGATAAATGGACGAGGACAAAAGAAGCATTAAGTCATGGAGTTGATTTAGTAATCGAGCTGCCATTTGCTTATGCTGTGCAATCAGCAGATTATTTTGCTAGGGGCGGTATCAAGCTTCTTCAGGCGCTGGAGTGTGATTCATTATGTTTTGGTACAGATGATCGCTCAGAGATGGATTATCAAAAATTTGGTGAGTTTGTAAAAAATCATCAAGCTGAAATCGATCAGCAGTATCAAACGATCAAAAATAATGGGATGAGCTATCCACAGCAGATGACAGAAGTTTTTCGCAACATTTATCCTGAAAATGGACTTAATTTTTCTACGCCAAACCATATCTTAGGTCTAAGTTATGCAAAAGAAAATGCTCATTACGATAAACCGATGGTATTATATCCGCTAAAACGAGAGCAGGCTGGCTATCACGACTTGAAGATCCATAGTCAATTTGCCAGTGCAACGGCGATTAGACAAGCTGTTTTTGCTAATGAGCTTTTAGGAATCAGACAAGTTTTACCTGAACAAGTAAGTAAAGATCTGGAACAAGCATCTATCGTATCATGGCACGATTATTGGCCGTTATTGAAATATAAATTGATCAGTAGCTCAATCGAAGAGCTGCAGGAGATTTATCAAATGAAAGAAGGTATTGAATATCGCCTAAAAGAAGCTGCCAAGGATACTGATTCTTTTTCCGAATTTATAGAAAAAGCGAAAACAAAGCGTTATACGTGGACACGATTGCAGCGTTTAGCAACTTATATTTTAATTAATGCAAATCAACAGGAAATCGAAGCTTCCTGGCACCATAGTCATTTACATGTATTAGGTTTTACAGAGAGAGGACAGCAGTATTTAAAAGAAAAGAAGAAGGCTGTATCGTTACCTTTGATTACTAAAGTATCTAAAAATTTGAATGATCGACTGTCAGTAGATATCCGTAGTGATCAGATTTATCGTTTAGGAAAGACTACTATTCTGGAACAAAATTTTGGTCGAAGTCCAATCCGTTTGCCATAA
- the rsfS gene encoding ribosome silencing factor, producing the protein MLEIAVKAADSKRAEEIVALDVHEISLLADYFMICEATSERQINAIVEEIIEKEEEAQVEVKRIEGKDGGKWVLIDLGEIIVHVFQSSERTFYNLEKLWSDAPMVDLHAWVE; encoded by the coding sequence ATATTAGAAATCGCTGTAAAAGCAGCGGATTCAAAACGTGCAGAGGAAATCGTCGCTTTAGATGTACATGAGATTTCACTTTTAGCAGATTACTTCATGATTTGTGAAGCCACAAGTGAACGTCAAATCAATGCTATTGTGGAAGAAATCATTGAAAAAGAAGAAGAAGCGCAAGTAGAAGTAAAAAGAATCGAAGGAAAAGATGGCGGGAAATGGGTCTTGATTGACCTAGGCGAAATCATTGTTCATGTATTCCAATCATCAGAGCGTACTTTCTATAATCTAGAAAAACTTTGGTCAGATGCGCCAATGGTCGATCTTCACGCTTGGGTAGAGTAA
- the yhbY gene encoding ribosome assembly RNA-binding protein YhbY — MELRGKQKRYLRSQAHHLQPIFQIGKGGLNSAMVVQINEALEKRELIKVTLLQNTDEIAEEVAESLKAEIHCDIVQIIGRVLVLFKPSSKEKYQKISKEVKAI; from the coding sequence GTGGAATTAAGAGGAAAACAAAAGCGTTATTTACGTAGTCAAGCCCATCATTTACAACCGATCTTTCAAATCGGTAAAGGTGGATTAAATTCAGCAATGGTCGTACAAATCAACGAAGCACTAGAAAAGCGCGAGCTGATCAAAGTAACGCTATTGCAAAATACAGACGAGATAGCCGAAGAAGTAGCTGAGTCTTTAAAAGCAGAGATACATTGTGATATCGTTCAAATCATTGGCCGTGTACTCGTTTTATTTAAACCATCATCAAAAGAAAAGTACCAAAAGATCTCTAAAGAAGTTAAAGCAATTTAA
- a CDS encoding YqeG family HAD IIIA-type phosphatase translates to MFSKFKPTWMVDAIYKITPNQLKKMGIKAVLTDLDNTLIAWDNPDGTEELLTWILEMKNAGIPVVVVSNNKSSRIKRAVEKFELAYVSRALKPSTRGFREAEKMLNLKPSELVMVGDQIMTDIRGANAAGIRNILVRPIVDTDGWNTRINRFFERKIMKHLAKKHPDMVWKGGLE, encoded by the coding sequence ATGTTTTCAAAATTTAAACCAACATGGATGGTTGATGCGATTTATAAGATCACCCCAAATCAATTGAAGAAAATGGGAATCAAAGCAGTTTTAACAGATTTAGATAATACACTGATCGCTTGGGACAACCCTGACGGCACAGAAGAATTATTGACTTGGATCTTAGAAATGAAAAATGCTGGTATTCCAGTTGTAGTTGTGTCTAATAATAAATCCAGCCGAATCAAACGAGCTGTCGAAAAATTTGAGCTAGCTTATGTATCCAGAGCCTTGAAACCTTCAACGAGAGGCTTTCGAGAAGCAGAGAAAATGTTGAATTTAAAGCCAAGTGAGCTAGTGATGGTGGGCGATCAAATCATGACAGATATCCGCGGTGCTAATGCTGCTGGCATCAGAAATATTTTAGTCCGTCCTATCGTAGATACGGATGGCTGGAATACACGAATCAATCGCTTTTTTGAACGTAAAATCATGAAACACTTAGCGAAAAAGCATCCGGATATGGTATGGAAAGGCGGACTAGAATGA